The following coding sequences are from one Aeromicrobium duanguangcaii window:
- the panC gene encoding pantoate--beta-alanine ligase: MPTVVRTTAELRAATAGAGTVALVPTMGALHDGHASLMRHARPLADTLVVSIFVNPTQFAPGEDLDAYPRTFEADLERCDAEGVDVVFAPTVEQMYPHGLDDIITVDPGPRATMLEGAQRPTHFRGVLTVVAKLFGLVRPDVAVFGEKDYQQLSLIRLMARELCLGVEVVGCPTVREDDGLAMSSRNRYLTASDRERAAAISAALRAGAAAGPDGPEAVLHAAEKVLADAGIDPDYLVLTSPDLGPAEPGREARLLVAARVGQPRLLDNCAIPLGTAKNQGK; this comes from the coding sequence ATGCCCACCGTCGTCCGCACCACCGCCGAGCTCCGCGCCGCCACAGCCGGTGCCGGCACCGTCGCGCTCGTCCCCACGATGGGCGCCCTCCACGACGGCCACGCCAGCCTGATGCGCCACGCGCGTCCGCTGGCCGACACCCTCGTGGTCTCGATCTTCGTCAACCCCACGCAGTTCGCCCCGGGCGAGGACCTCGACGCGTACCCGCGCACCTTCGAGGCCGATCTCGAGCGCTGCGACGCGGAAGGCGTCGACGTCGTCTTCGCGCCGACCGTCGAGCAGATGTACCCGCACGGGCTCGACGACATCATCACCGTCGACCCGGGCCCGCGCGCGACCATGCTCGAGGGGGCCCAGCGGCCCACCCACTTCCGCGGGGTCCTCACCGTCGTCGCCAAGCTGTTCGGCCTCGTGCGTCCCGACGTCGCCGTGTTCGGCGAGAAGGACTACCAGCAGCTGAGCCTGATCCGCCTCATGGCGCGCGAGCTGTGCCTGGGCGTCGAGGTCGTCGGCTGCCCCACCGTCCGCGAGGACGATGGCCTCGCGATGAGCTCGCGCAACCGCTACCTGACCGCGTCCGACCGCGAGCGTGCCGCTGCCATCTCGGCCGCGCTGCGCGCCGGCGCCGCCGCCGGTCCTGACGGCCCCGAGGCCGTCCTCCATGCCGCCGAGAAGGTGCTGGCCGACGCCGGCATCGACCCGGACTACCTCGTGCTCACCAGCCCCGACCTCGGACCGGCGGAGCCCGGCCGGGAGGCGCGGCTGCTGGTGGCCGCTCGAGTGGGCCAGCCGCGCCTGCTCGACAACTGTGCGATCCCGCTCGGGACCGCGAAGAACCAAGGGAAGTGA
- a CDS encoding Rossmann-like and DUF2520 domain-containing protein, producing MSHPSVGVVGAGRVGAVLAARLQRAGHHLVGVSGRSAASQLRVQTLLTDVPVLEPAEVVERAEIVILAVPDDLLADVAAELAPHVGPGQLVAHTSGRHGLAVLAPFVRAGARTMALHPAMTFTGTEVDLERACVFGVTAEPGVRDVAETLVAALDGSVMWVDEADRATYHASLAHGANHLTTIVTQAMDLLRQIGAEDPAAVLRPLLTAALDNTLAYGDAALTGPVARGDVDTVRAHVAQLNDPSVRRTYAALATATADRAESTGRIDTDTADAVRTAVIREKVR from the coding sequence ATGTCGCACCCCAGCGTGGGTGTGGTCGGCGCCGGCCGTGTCGGTGCTGTCCTCGCCGCCCGGCTCCAGCGAGCCGGCCACCACCTCGTCGGCGTCAGCGGACGCTCGGCTGCCTCGCAGCTGCGCGTGCAGACGCTGCTCACCGACGTCCCCGTGCTCGAGCCCGCCGAGGTCGTCGAGCGCGCCGAGATCGTCATCCTGGCCGTCCCGGACGACCTGCTGGCCGACGTCGCCGCCGAGCTGGCGCCCCACGTGGGCCCCGGCCAGCTGGTCGCGCACACCAGCGGCCGTCACGGGCTGGCCGTCCTGGCGCCCTTCGTCCGCGCCGGCGCCCGCACGATGGCCCTGCACCCGGCGATGACCTTCACCGGCACCGAGGTCGACCTCGAGCGCGCGTGCGTCTTCGGCGTCACCGCCGAGCCCGGCGTCCGCGACGTCGCCGAGACCCTCGTGGCGGCCCTCGACGGCTCGGTCATGTGGGTCGACGAGGCCGACCGCGCGACCTATCACGCCTCGCTGGCGCACGGCGCCAATCACCTGACCACGATCGTGACGCAGGCGATGGACCTGCTGCGCCAGATCGGCGCCGAGGACCCGGCCGCCGTGCTGCGCCCGCTGCTGACGGCCGCGCTCGACAACACGCTGGCCTACGGCGACGCCGCGCTGACCGGCCCCGTCGCCCGCGGCGACGTCGACACCGTCCGCGCGCACGTCGCGCAGCTGAACGATCCGTCCGTGCGGCGCACGTACGCGGCGCTGGCCACCGCCACCGCCGACCGGGCCGAGTCCACCGGCCGGATCGACACCGACACGGCCGACGCGGTCCGCACCGCCGTCATCCGCGAGAAGGTCCGCTGA